The following are encoded together in the Takifugu flavidus isolate HTHZ2018 chromosome 22, ASM371156v2, whole genome shotgun sequence genome:
- the LOC130519423 gene encoding nuclear transcription factor Y subunit beta-like isoform X1: MLQMDGDSSTTDASQLGITGEYMASGHYVLQSQEDDAEESLNDHDDGSIKENFREQDIYLPIANVARIMKNAVPQTGKIAKDAKECVQECVSEFISFITSEASERCHQEKRKTINGEDILFAMSTLGFDMYVEPLKLYLQKFREAMKGEKGIPGVSAGDNLGEELTDDSFTNPLPAGIITADGQQQNVMVYTTSYQQIPTVQPIQFS; encoded by the exons ATGTTGCAGATGGATGGAGACAGCTCAACCACCGATGCCTCGCAGCTGGGCATCACCGGCGAGTACATGGCGTCGGGTCACTATGTCCTCCAGTCTCAAGAGG ACGATGCTGAGGAGAGTCTGAATGACCACGATGACGGCAGCATCAAGGAGAACTTCAGGGAACAGGACATCTATCTCCCCATTGCTAACGTGGCTCGCATCATGAAAAATGCTGTTCCTCAGACTGGGAAG ATTGCCAAGGATGCAAAGGAGTGTGTTCAAGAGTGTGTGAGCGagttcatcagcttcatcacatCAGAGGCGAGCGAGCGCTGccaccaggagaagaggaagaccaTCAATGGGGAGGACATCCTGTTTGCGATGTCCACGCTTGGCTTCGACATGTACGTGGAGCCACTGAAGCTCTACCTGCAGAAATTTCgtgag gcCATGAAGGGTGAGAAAGGAATTCCTGGGGTGTCTGCAGGCGATAACCTGGGAGAGGAGCTCACAGATGACAGCTTCA CGAATCCACTGCCGGCTGGGATCATCACAGCGGATGGTCAGCAGCAGAACGTCATGGTCTACACCACCTCCTATCAGCAG ATCCCCACCGTGCAGCCAATCCAGTTTTCATGA
- the LOC130519423 gene encoding nuclear transcription factor Y subunit beta-like isoform X2 — MDGDSSTTDASQLGITGEYMASGHYVLQSQEDDAEESLNDHDDGSIKENFREQDIYLPIANVARIMKNAVPQTGKIAKDAKECVQECVSEFISFITSEASERCHQEKRKTINGEDILFAMSTLGFDMYVEPLKLYLQKFREAMKGEKGIPGVSAGDNLGEELTDDSFTNPLPAGIITADGQQQNVMVYTTSYQQIPTVQPIQFS; from the exons ATGGATGGAGACAGCTCAACCACCGATGCCTCGCAGCTGGGCATCACCGGCGAGTACATGGCGTCGGGTCACTATGTCCTCCAGTCTCAAGAGG ACGATGCTGAGGAGAGTCTGAATGACCACGATGACGGCAGCATCAAGGAGAACTTCAGGGAACAGGACATCTATCTCCCCATTGCTAACGTGGCTCGCATCATGAAAAATGCTGTTCCTCAGACTGGGAAG ATTGCCAAGGATGCAAAGGAGTGTGTTCAAGAGTGTGTGAGCGagttcatcagcttcatcacatCAGAGGCGAGCGAGCGCTGccaccaggagaagaggaagaccaTCAATGGGGAGGACATCCTGTTTGCGATGTCCACGCTTGGCTTCGACATGTACGTGGAGCCACTGAAGCTCTACCTGCAGAAATTTCgtgag gcCATGAAGGGTGAGAAAGGAATTCCTGGGGTGTCTGCAGGCGATAACCTGGGAGAGGAGCTCACAGATGACAGCTTCA CGAATCCACTGCCGGCTGGGATCATCACAGCGGATGGTCAGCAGCAGAACGTCATGGTCTACACCACCTCCTATCAGCAG ATCCCCACCGTGCAGCCAATCCAGTTTTCATGA
- the podxl gene encoding podocalyxin: protein MRGTARITWLLLALALGILDCVWSQDDNPTTASSVSKEASQVISLTTTSTNDSGSAGNTMAVTDQSPTAASTYPLQPSIGGVEKNESTQPPTPARRTDALSPPATGAAATPVPTLHSVPTTLQPATVTGNAAVPLSTTGLDNAAVAAAPSTVATVSSPKDPNLATTTGSIGTLGATIGATIATPSESSTATVIVPGVNISMTTTQVVSTGVPTALHQSSTQNSITSKLTLEDNTRDPVTSANLQLTTKSTGTTGSSGNMGSSSSTSLIKTGSPTIGILATNAGTTLPQTTSTFTSTLGPITSALGPSTSAPRLTTSTITATKTTILDSQPKTFLYSLNKKHEKEEEKDLVEVCRHLMANMHDGNCTVVWQERKGKIHFDYVEINGKVKTQLVAEYYEELTKKPTDNKTLIAILASCGALLIMIVILAVCASHHRKPYGENQQHLTEELQTVENGYHDNPTLEVMEVQPEMQEKKMALNGEFNDSWIVPMDNLMKEDMPDEEDTHL, encoded by the exons ATGAGAGGCACTGCGAGGATcacatggctgctgctggcgcTGGCTCTGG GCATTCTTGATTGTGTTTGGTCACAAGATGATAACCCCACCACCGCTTCCTCGGTGTCTAAAGAAGCATCGCAAGTCATATCTTTGACAACAACATCAACGAATGATAGTGGATCTGCTGGCAATACCATGGCAGTTACAGACCAGAGCCCCACGGCAGCCTCTACCTATCCACTGCAGCCCAGCATAGGTGGGGTGGAGAAGAATGAGTCAACACAACCTCCAACTCCAGCAAGGCGGACTGATGCCCTTTCCCCACCTGCTACTGGTGCAGCAGCTACACCTGTACCAACACTCCACTCTGTCCCCACCACACTACAACCAGCTACTGTTACTGGCAATGCAGCAGTACCACTTTCTACCACTGGCCTTGACAATgcggctgtggctgctgctccatctaCAGTTGCTACCGTCAGCTCACCCAAAGACCCCAATTTAGCCACAACAACTGGCAGTATTGGGACTTTGGGTGCTACCATAGGTGCAACGATAGCCACACCCAGTGAGAGCAGCACAGCCACTGTAATTGTGCCGGGAGTTAATATCAGCATGACCACAACACAGGTAGTCTCCACTGGAGTCCCTACAGCCTTGCACCAGTCCAGCACTCAGAACTCCATCACCTCTAAGTTGACCCTGGAGGACAACACAAGAG ATCCTGTGACATCTGCAAACCTCCAACTGACCACCAAGTCTACTGGAACCACAGGATCATCTGGAAACATGGGGAGCAGTAGCTCTACGAGCCTGATCAAAACTGGCTCTCCTACAATAGGGATCCTAGCTACCAATGCTGGAACCACATTGCCACAGACCACCTCAaccttcacctccaccctcGGCCCCATCACCTCCGCTCTCGGTCCCAGCACCTCTGCCCCCAGACTCACCACTTCCACCATTACAGCAACAAAGACGACAATCCTAGACTCCCAGCCAAAGACATTTCTG TATTCTCTGAACAAGAAACACGAG aaagaggaagagaaagaccTCGTGGAGGTGTGCAGGCACCTCATGGCAAACATGCACGATGGCAACTGTACTGTGGTGTGGCAAGAGCGCAAGGGCAAAATACACTTCGACTACGTGGAGATTAACGGCAAAG tcaaaacccaactggtggcagAGTATTATGAAGAACTGACCAAG AAGCCCACAGACAATAAAACCCTGATAGCCATCTTGGCCTCCTGCGGGGCTCTGCTCATCATGATTGTCATCCTGGCCGTGTGCGCCTCCCACCATCGGAAACCTTATGGCGAGAACCAG CAACACTtgacagaggagctgcagacgGTGGAAAACGGTTACCACGACAACCCCACGTTAGAAGTGATGGAGGTGCAGCCCGAGATGCAGGAGAAGAAGATGGCGCTGAACGGGGAATTCAACGACAGCTGGATCGTCCCCATGGACAACCTGATGAAGGAGGACATGCCCGACGAGGAGGACACTcacctgtaa
- the mkln1 gene encoding muskelin isoform X3, with product MWSLINVADRRTGGLKNDYNKETFTLKHKIDEQMFPCRFVKIVPLMSWGPSFNFSIWYIELHGIEDPDVVQPCLNWYSKYREQEAIRLCLKHFRQHNYTEAFESLQKKTRIALEHPMLTHLHDRLVLQGDFDACEELIDKAVRDGLFNQYISQQEYKPRWSQIIPKCNKGTSAQEINRDDVNSDGDDNRPGMRGGHQMVIDVQSETVYLFGGWDGTQDLADFWAYSVLENQWACISRDTEKENGPSARSCHKMCIDSQRCQIYTLGRYLDSSVRNSKSLKSDFYRYDIEANTWTLLSEDTSSDGGPKLVFDHQMCMDSEKHMIYTFGGRILTCNASMEDSRTSEPQFSGLYAYHCQAGTWTLLREDSCNAGPEDVQSRIGHCMLFHTRNRYLYVFGGQRSKTYLNDFFSYDVDGDHVEIISDGTKKDSGMVPMTGFTQRATIDPELNEIHVLSGLSKDKEKREENVRNSFWIYDIARNNWSCVYKNDQAMKENASKALQEEEPCPRFAHQLVYDEMHKVHYLFGGNPGKSCSPKMRLDDFWSLRLCRPSKEYLLRHCRYLIRKYRFEEKAQSDPLNALKYLQNDLSLTVDHTDPDETKEFQLLPSALFKSSSDFIPLGFSDVDQTYAQRTQLFDTLVNFFPESMTPPKGNLVDLITL from the exons ATGTGGTCTTTAATCAACGTAGCTGATAGACGCACGGG TGGCCTTAAAAATGACTACAACAAGGAAACGTTTACCTTGAAGCACAAGATTGATGAGCAAATGTTTCCTTGCAGATTTGTCAAAATCG TGCCTCTGATGTCTTGGGGTCCTAGTTTTAATTTCAGCATCTGGTACATTGAGCTGCATGGTATTGAAGACCCTGACGTGGTACAACCCTGCCTTAACTGGTACAGCAAG TACAGAGAACAGGAAGCCATCCGCCTTTGCCTCAAACACTTCCGACAGCATAACTACACAGAGGCCTTCGAGTCGCTACAGAAGAAGACTCGAATAGCTCTAGAACATCCCATGCTCACTCACCTGCATGACCGACTGGTCCTACAGGGAGATTTTGATGCCTGTGAGGAGCTCATCGACAAGGCTGTGAGAG ATGGGTTGTTTAACCAGTATATCAGCCAGCAGGAATACAAACCCAGGTGGAGTCAGATCATCCCCAAATGTAACAAAGGTACAAGCGCCCAAGAAATCAACAGAGACGACGTTAACA GTGACGGCGATGACAACAGGCCAGGGATGAGGGGAGGACATCAAATGGTCATTGATGTTCAGTCTG AGACCGTGTACCTCTTTGGGGGCTGGGATGGCACGCAGGACCTGGCTGACTTCTGGGCCTACAGCGTTCTGGAGAATCAGTGGGCTTGTATCTCCAGAGACACCGAGAAAGAG AATGGTCCCAGTGCTCGTTCATGCCACAAGATGTGCATCGACTCCCAGAGATGCCAGATCTACACACTCGGACGTTACCTGGACTCCAGCGTCAGAAACAGCAAGTCTCTCAAAAGTGACTTTTACCGCTATGACATCGAGGCCAACACATGGACGCTGCTTAGCGAAGACACCTCGTCTGATGGAGGACCAAAGCTGGTGTTTGACCACCAA ATGTGCATGGACTCAGAGAAGCACATGATCTACACGTTTGGCGGCCGCATCTTGACGTGCAATGCCAGTATGGAAGACAGTCGGACGTCGGAGCCACAGTTCAGTGGGCTGTACGCTTACCACTGTCAAGCAGGAACATGGACTCTCCTACGCGAGGACTCGTGCAACGCTGGGCCGGAGGATGTGCAGTCTCGCATTGGCCATTGCatgctcttccacact AGAAACCGATACCTGTACGTGTTTGGAGGCCAGAGGTCAAAGACGTACCTGAATGACTTCTTCAGCTATGACGTGGACGGAGACCATGTGGAGATCATCTCTGATGGCACCAAGAAGGACTCAGGAATGG TGCCGATGACGGGTTTTACTCAGAGAGCCACCATTGACCCTGAGCTCAACGAGATTCACGTCCTGTCGGGTCTCAGCAAGGACAAGGAGAAACGGGAGGAGAACGTCCGCAACTCCTTTTGGATCTACGACATCGCCCGTAACAACTG GTCTTGTGTGTATAAGAATGACCAAGCGATGAAGGAGAACGCCAGTAAGGCtctacaggaggaggagccctgTCCACGCTTCGCACACCAGCTGGTCTATGATGAGATGCACAag GTCCATTACCTGTTTGGGGGGAATCCTGGGAAGTCCTGTTCTCCCAAGATGCGCCTAGACGACTTCTGGTCCCTTCGCCTGTGTCGACCTTCCAAGGAGTACCTGCTCCGCCACTGCAGATACCTCATCAGGAAGTACAG GTTTGAGGAGAAGGCCCAGTCTGACCCACTGAATGCCCTCAAATACCTGCAGAATGACCTTTCACTCACAGTGGACCACACAGACCCTGATGAGACTAAAGAG TTCCAGCTTCTTCCCTCGGCCCTGTTCAAGTCCAGCTCTGACTTCATCCCTCTTG GCTTCTCAGACGTGGACCAGACCTATGCTCAACGGACGCAACTCTTCGACACCCTCGTCAACTTCTTTCCAGAAAGCATGACCCCGCCCAAGGGCAACCTGGTTGACCTCATCACCCTCTAG